A window of Bradyrhizobium sp. AZCC 1610 contains these coding sequences:
- a CDS encoding cytochrome P450, whose product MSIAEAYDMPGARAPLVPPSPPRAPDDMTMFGRMKAIRISPIGSWGQRAYEEDIVQGRFLGRNSFILNTPDAIKHVLVDNYENYTRTPVGIRVLRPILGQGLLIAEGRAWKYQRRTLAPAFTPRAVSTLVPHMLAATDETVAKLRAASNAPVDLRQAMQRMTLEIAGRTMFSFGMDRHGAALRDFVMEYGERLARPHFLDMLLPLNWPSPQDISRARFRKRWTAFVGMLMAERRAAGKDEGAPAHDLFDLMGDARDPETGEAFTDEQLGDQVATMILAGHETTATALFWALYLLALDPAIQQDVAKEVESATVNGTLDIERLKFTRAVIDETMRLYPPAFLIARAASGPDTIMGLPIKKKDVILIAPWLLHRHEKLWRDPNAFIPSRFMTGTPPDRFAYLPFGVGARICIGAHFALVEATLALAKMIGAFRVTLVDKEPVMPIGVVTTQPDRSPMFAITPR is encoded by the coding sequence ATGAGCATAGCCGAGGCCTACGACATGCCGGGCGCACGTGCGCCGCTGGTGCCGCCAAGCCCGCCGCGGGCGCCCGACGACATGACGATGTTCGGGCGGATGAAGGCGATCCGCATCAGCCCGATCGGGAGCTGGGGCCAGCGTGCCTATGAGGAAGATATCGTCCAGGGCCGCTTTCTCGGGCGCAACAGTTTCATCCTCAACACGCCGGATGCGATCAAGCACGTGCTCGTCGACAATTATGAAAACTATACAAGGACGCCGGTCGGCATCCGCGTGTTGCGTCCGATCCTCGGCCAAGGCCTGCTGATTGCCGAAGGACGCGCGTGGAAATACCAGCGCCGAACGCTGGCGCCGGCCTTCACGCCGCGCGCGGTCTCGACGCTGGTTCCGCACATGCTGGCGGCGACCGACGAGACAGTTGCCAAGCTCAGGGCCGCCAGCAATGCGCCCGTCGATCTGCGCCAAGCCATGCAGCGGATGACACTGGAAATCGCCGGCCGCACCATGTTCTCGTTCGGGATGGATCGCCATGGCGCCGCGCTGCGCGACTTCGTCATGGAATATGGCGAGCGGCTGGCGCGACCGCATTTTCTCGATATGCTGCTGCCGCTGAACTGGCCGAGCCCGCAGGATATTTCGCGCGCCCGCTTCCGCAAGCGCTGGACGGCCTTCGTCGGCATGCTGATGGCCGAGCGCCGCGCCGCCGGCAAGGACGAGGGCGCGCCGGCGCACGACCTGTTCGACCTGATGGGTGACGCGCGCGATCCTGAGACGGGCGAAGCCTTCACCGACGAGCAGCTAGGCGATCAGGTTGCAACCATGATTCTCGCCGGTCACGAAACCACAGCCACGGCGCTGTTCTGGGCGCTCTACCTTCTGGCGCTCGATCCTGCGATCCAGCAGGACGTCGCGAAAGAGGTGGAGAGCGCAACCGTCAACGGTACGCTCGATATCGAGCGGCTGAAGTTCACCCGCGCGGTCATCGACGAGACCATGCGGCTCTATCCGCCGGCGTTCCTGATTGCGCGTGCAGCCAGCGGGCCGGATACGATCATGGGGCTTCCGATCAAGAAGAAGGATGTCATCCTGATCGCGCCGTGGCTGTTGCACCGGCACGAAAAACTCTGGCGCGATCCGAACGCCTTCATCCCGTCCCGCTTCATGACCGGCACGCCGCCCGATCGCTTCGCCTATCTGCCGTTCGGTGTCGGCGCACGCATCTGCATCGGCGCGCATTTCGCACTGGTCGAGGCAACGCTGGCGCTGGCGAAGATGATCGGTGCGTTTCGCGTAACACTGGTCGACAAGGAGCCGGTGATGCCGATCGGCGTGGTGACAACACAGCCTGACCGTTCGCCGATGTTTGCCATCACGCCGCGATAG
- a CDS encoding tellurite resistance TerB family protein codes for MLDGLRQFIADIVAPSADPDLSFDDTGYLLAATALLVHVVSLDGEPSAVEKRKLHSLIESRFKLDPGTADHLIASATRAEGDAVDLYRFTSVIMRSVNEEGRLRIIEMMWELVYADGQVSEFEDNVVWRAADLLGISSRDRIDLKHKVAERQPASSAGAPKAEDAAM; via the coding sequence ATGCTCGACGGACTGCGCCAATTCATTGCCGATATCGTTGCGCCCAGTGCGGATCCGGATCTGTCGTTCGACGATACCGGGTATCTTCTGGCGGCGACTGCGCTACTGGTTCACGTCGTCTCGCTCGATGGCGAGCCGAGCGCGGTCGAGAAGCGCAAATTGCACAGTTTGATCGAAAGCCGCTTCAAGCTCGATCCCGGTACGGCGGATCATTTGATCGCGTCGGCGACGCGGGCCGAAGGCGACGCAGTCGATCTCTATCGTTTCACCAGCGTCATCATGCGTTCGGTGAATGAGGAGGGCCGCCTCCGCATCATCGAGATGATGTGGGAGCTGGTATACGCGGACGGCCAGGTCAGCGAGTTCGAGGATAACGTGGTCTGGCGCGCCGCCGATCTGCTCGGTATTTCATCGCGCGACCGGATCGATCTCAAGCACAAGGTGGCGGAGCGGCAGCCGGCCTCTTCTGCGGGCGCGCCGAAGGCCGAAGACGCGGCGATGTGA
- a CDS encoding adenylate/guanylate cyclase domain-containing protein — MSNTQAQFSVLRQTADPAVVEAILQLIAKGEDRDLNRINLLDFSARNGLDEEKVISAFLHAARLGLFDLSWNVLCPGCGGVLGAHNTLKSLRHDDYNCALCAQGYEASVDDRVEVSFTVSPRVRRIAAHDPHTLPIWEYNRQMFWSSGMDLSEESITRLIDEVSLEAIELPAGEKAVLSLQLPNQFVIVFEPVTHSAHFLDIQGEPTRERQQFSIVFNKLHAPTGTTVMRPGPLRLSLENQTDHRVLPAVWIANDTLHELLGKRKPILTAKRMLSNQTFRDVFKADNLNVDQRLKITSLTFLFTDLKGSTALYERVGDLAAFDLVRAHFHALLEIIASEKGAVVKTIGDAVMATFIRPEHAIVAGLRMRAAMAALNVERGRADLIVKIGIHEGPCLAVMLNERQDYFGQTVNIASRVQSLSTSQEIHITGPVIESPAVATILQKQAIRPIQKEAALRGIADKIVVYEIP, encoded by the coding sequence ATGAGCAATACCCAGGCCCAGTTCTCGGTTCTGCGGCAGACCGCCGATCCCGCGGTGGTCGAGGCCATTTTGCAGTTGATCGCTAAGGGTGAGGATCGCGACCTCAACCGGATCAACCTGCTGGATTTTTCCGCGCGGAACGGGCTCGACGAGGAAAAGGTCATCTCGGCCTTCCTGCATGCAGCGCGGCTCGGGCTGTTCGATCTCAGCTGGAATGTGCTGTGCCCCGGCTGTGGCGGCGTGCTCGGTGCGCACAACACCCTGAAATCGCTACGGCACGACGATTACAATTGCGCGTTATGCGCTCAGGGCTATGAGGCATCCGTCGACGACCGCGTGGAGGTTTCTTTCACCGTCAGTCCCCGCGTCAGGCGTATCGCGGCGCATGATCCCCATACATTGCCGATCTGGGAATATAACCGCCAGATGTTCTGGAGCTCGGGGATGGACCTGAGCGAGGAATCGATCACGCGGCTGATCGATGAGGTTTCGCTCGAAGCCATCGAGTTGCCGGCCGGCGAAAAGGCGGTGCTGTCCCTGCAACTGCCCAATCAGTTCGTGATCGTGTTTGAGCCGGTGACGCATTCGGCGCATTTTCTGGATATCCAGGGTGAGCCGACCCGCGAGCGCCAGCAGTTTTCCATCGTCTTCAACAAGCTGCACGCGCCGACCGGCACGACCGTGATGCGTCCCGGGCCGCTGCGGCTATCTCTCGAAAACCAGACCGACCACCGGGTGCTGCCCGCAGTATGGATCGCCAACGACACGCTCCACGAGCTGCTCGGCAAGCGCAAGCCGATCCTCACCGCCAAGCGGATGCTGTCCAACCAGACTTTTCGCGACGTCTTCAAGGCTGATAACCTCAACGTCGATCAACGCCTCAAGATCACCTCGCTGACGTTCCTGTTCACCGACCTGAAAGGCTCCACTGCGCTCTATGAAAGGGTCGGCGATCTCGCCGCCTTCGATCTGGTGCGGGCGCATTTCCATGCGCTGCTCGAAATCATCGCGTCAGAGAAGGGCGCGGTCGTGAAGACGATCGGCGACGCCGTGATGGCCACTTTCATCAGGCCGGAACATGCGATCGTGGCAGGCTTGCGAATGCGTGCGGCGATGGCCGCACTCAATGTCGAGCGCGGCAGGGCGGACCTGATCGTCAAGATCGGCATCCACGAAGGCCCGTGCCTTGCGGTGATGCTCAACGAGCGCCAGGATTATTTCGGCCAGACCGTCAACATCGCATCGCGTGTGCAGAGCCTGTCGACCTCGCAAGAGATCCACATCACCGGCCCGGTGATCGAATCGCCGGCGGTCGCCACGATCCTTCAGAAACAGGCGATCAGGCCGATCCAGAAGGAAGCCGCGCTGCGCGGCATCGCCGACAAGATCGTGGTGTACGAGATACCTTGA
- the ppa gene encoding inorganic diphosphatase: MRIDAIPIGVNPPHDVNVIIEVPVGGEPIKYEMDKEAGTLVVDRFLYTAMRYPGNYGFIPHTLSGDGDPCDVLVANTRAIVPGAVMSVRPVGVLLMEDEAGGDEKIIAVPSSKLTQRYDKVRTYSDLPDITLQQIQHFFEHYKDLEKGKWVKVLRWCGAEDAHRLILEGIERAKKK, encoded by the coding sequence ATGCGCATTGACGCCATCCCGATCGGAGTAAATCCGCCGCACGACGTCAACGTCATCATCGAAGTGCCCGTTGGCGGCGAGCCGATCAAATATGAAATGGACAAGGAAGCCGGCACGCTGGTGGTCGATCGCTTCCTCTATACGGCGATGCGCTATCCCGGCAATTACGGCTTCATCCCACATACGCTGTCCGGCGACGGCGACCCCTGCGACGTCTTGGTCGCCAATACCCGCGCGATCGTGCCGGGCGCCGTGATGAGCGTGCGACCGGTCGGCGTGTTGCTGATGGAAGACGAGGCCGGCGGCGACGAGAAGATCATCGCGGTGCCGTCTTCGAAGCTGACCCAGCGCTACGACAAGGTCAGGACGTACAGCGACCTCCCCGACATCACGCTGCAGCAGATCCAGCACTTCTTCGAGCACTACAAGGATCTCGAGAAGGGCAAATGGGTGAAGGTGCTGCGCTGGTGCGGCGCCGAGGACGCCCACCGGCTGATCCTGGAAGGCATCGAACGGGCGAAGAAGAAGTAG
- a CDS encoding DUF167 domain-containing protein, producing the protein MDPWRYSTEGISVALRVTPRGGRDDIDGIETLANGRSVVKVRVRAIADGGEANRAVTELLAKALGVPKARVKILSGTTSRLKQVAVDGDPRVLGETLRKATAAKAEKTKD; encoded by the coding sequence ATGGATCCCTGGCGCTATTCCACCGAGGGCATCAGTGTCGCGCTGCGGGTGACGCCGCGCGGCGGCCGCGACGATATCGACGGGATCGAGACGCTCGCCAACGGCCGCTCGGTGGTGAAAGTTCGTGTCCGCGCCATCGCCGATGGCGGCGAGGCCAATCGTGCGGTGACCGAGCTGCTGGCAAAAGCGCTCGGCGTGCCGAAGGCGAGGGTGAAGATTCTTTCGGGCACGACCTCGCGCCTCAAGCAGGTCGCCGTCGACGGCGATCCCAGGGTTCTCGGCGAAACGCTTCGGAAGGCGACCGCCGCCAAGGCGGAAAAGACGAAGGATTGA
- a CDS encoding glutamine amidotransferase, protein MSFRSNSGHENVLPFRGQRTLGATDPNSLKPVLIVLHQETSTPGRVGNALRALGHPLDIRRPRFGDALPETLDQHAGAVIFGGPMSANDSDDYVRREIDWIEVPLREQRPFLGICLGAQMLAKQLGAQVAPHHEGRVEVGYYPIRPTEAGHALCPDWPERVYHWHGEGFQLPHGAKLLAEGDDFPVQAYQHGHAFGFQFHPDVTYAMMHRWTTRGCVRLDSPGAHPCHLHFADRAVHDVIERAWLKNFITGWLARPSRSIVLEAAE, encoded by the coding sequence ATGTCGTTCCGGTCAAACAGTGGTCACGAAAACGTGCTGCCCTTTCGGGGCCAACGCACGTTGGGTGCGACTGACCCAAATTCCCTCAAGCCAGTCCTGATCGTTCTGCACCAGGAAACCTCGACACCGGGCCGGGTCGGCAATGCGCTGCGGGCGCTCGGCCACCCCCTCGATATCAGGCGTCCGCGGTTCGGCGACGCGCTGCCGGAAACGCTGGACCAGCATGCCGGCGCGGTCATCTTTGGCGGCCCGATGAGCGCCAACGACTCAGATGATTATGTCCGCCGCGAGATCGACTGGATCGAAGTTCCCCTGCGTGAGCAGCGGCCGTTTCTCGGCATCTGCCTGGGCGCCCAGATGCTTGCCAAACAATTGGGCGCGCAGGTCGCGCCGCATCATGAAGGCCGGGTCGAGGTCGGCTACTATCCGATCCGCCCGACGGAGGCCGGACATGCGCTGTGCCCGGACTGGCCGGAGCGTGTTTACCACTGGCACGGCGAAGGATTTCAACTGCCGCATGGCGCAAAGCTGCTCGCCGAAGGCGACGACTTTCCGGTGCAGGCGTATCAGCACGGTCATGCGTTCGGCTTCCAGTTTCATCCCGACGTCACCTACGCGATGATGCACCGCTGGACCACGCGCGGGTGCGTGCGCTTGGATTCGCCGGGCGCGCATCCCTGCCATCTTCACTTTGCCGATCGCGCGGTGCATGACGTGATCGAACGCGCCTGGCTGAAGAATTTCATAACCGGCTGGCTCGCGCGCCCGTCGCGCTCGATCGTGCTGGAAGCGGCGGAATAG
- a CDS encoding YggT family protein: MRAVLDIVIIVLDLYVWLLIASAILSWLIAFNVVNTRNGFVAAVAEFLYRITEPALAPIRRFMPNLGGLDISPIILILIILFIQRVIAYYIYPNVV, translated from the coding sequence ATGCGCGCTGTCCTCGATATCGTCATCATCGTCCTCGACCTCTATGTCTGGCTTTTGATTGCTTCAGCCATCCTGTCATGGCTGATCGCATTCAATGTCGTGAACACGCGCAACGGGTTCGTGGCGGCGGTGGCCGAGTTCCTCTACCGGATCACCGAGCCGGCGCTGGCGCCGATCCGCAGGTTCATGCCCAATCTCGGCGGTCTCGATATCTCGCCGATCATCCTGATCCTGATCATCCTGTTCATCCAGCGGGTGATTGCCTACTACATCTATCCCAACGTCGTCTGA
- a CDS encoding hydrolase, with the protein MRLSRRSILKSARALPLLAGSFGFPAFGSQAFAQTAPGASAPAEMPPVLFVHGNGDHAALWITTLWRMESNGVPRDRMLAINFTNPLARTDDKVEQPNRSSTEDQRRELADAVKEFRQRTGAARIALVGSSRGGYSIRNYIKNGGGADISHAVLCGVPNHGIYEWDEGPGGEFNGRGPFLRGLNEGESEVTPGTAFLTLRSDGIDKYAQADGRFVGKPGTPTGVTSDGPALKGATNLVLGALDHREVAFHPRAFREIYKFIAGREPSRIEIVPEAEVKLSGLVTGTPGGVVTNRPVSGATVEIYRVSPESGERIGGPIHSSQTGADGRWGPVQVEPAWYLEIVLTSAGSTTTHSYRSPFPRSSDVVHLRAARPLGSADAGAGAVVLMSRPRGYFGLPRDVVLIDGKEPRDVKSGVPADSVTILRLPAEEVGRPVVTMFNGERIVARAWPASENRIAVAELTY; encoded by the coding sequence ATGAGGCTGTCGCGGCGGTCGATCCTGAAGAGTGCAAGAGCTTTGCCTTTGCTGGCGGGCTCATTCGGTTTTCCGGCTTTTGGTTCGCAAGCCTTTGCGCAGACGGCGCCGGGCGCATCCGCGCCAGCGGAAATGCCGCCGGTTCTGTTCGTGCACGGCAATGGCGATCATGCCGCGCTCTGGATCACCACCCTGTGGCGGATGGAATCGAACGGCGTGCCGCGTGATCGGATGTTGGCCATCAATTTCACCAATCCACTGGCGCGCACCGACGACAAGGTCGAACAACCGAACCGTTCCTCGACCGAAGACCAGCGCCGCGAACTCGCCGACGCTGTCAAGGAATTCAGGCAGCGCACCGGCGCGGCGCGCATTGCGCTGGTCGGCAGTTCGCGCGGCGGCTATTCGATCCGCAATTACATCAAGAATGGCGGCGGGGCCGATATCAGCCATGCCGTGCTGTGCGGCGTTCCCAACCATGGCATCTATGAATGGGACGAGGGGCCTGGCGGCGAGTTCAACGGCCGCGGCCCGTTCCTGCGCGGCTTGAACGAAGGCGAGAGCGAGGTAACGCCGGGCACCGCGTTTCTCACCTTGCGCAGCGACGGCATCGACAAATATGCGCAAGCCGACGGGCGCTTCGTCGGCAAGCCCGGTACGCCGACCGGGGTGACGTCGGACGGCCCTGCGCTGAAGGGCGCGACCAATCTCGTGCTCGGCGCGCTCGATCATCGCGAGGTCGCATTTCATCCACGCGCGTTTCGCGAGATCTACAAATTCATCGCAGGGAGGGAGCCGTCACGCATCGAGATCGTGCCGGAAGCGGAAGTCAAGCTGAGCGGACTCGTGACGGGAACGCCGGGTGGCGTTGTCACCAACCGGCCGGTATCGGGCGCGACGGTTGAAATCTATCGCGTCTCTCCGGAGAGCGGCGAACGCATCGGCGGCCCGATCCATTCTTCGCAAACCGGCGCCGACGGCCGCTGGGGCCCGGTGCAGGTCGAGCCGGCCTGGTATCTCGAGATCGTGCTGACATCGGCCGGTTCGACAACAACGCATTCCTATCGCTCGCCGTTTCCGCGCTCCTCCGACGTGGTGCATCTGCGCGCCGCACGCCCGCTCGGGTCGGCCGATGCCGGCGCGGGTGCCGTGGTCCTGATGTCGCGTCCGCGGGGTTACTTCGGCTTGCCGCGGGACGTGGTGCTGATCGACGGCAAGGAGCCTAGGGACGTGAAATCCGGCGTGCCGGCCGATTCGGTCACGATTTTGCGGCTTCCGGCGGAGGAGGTCGGCCGTCCCGTGGTAACCATGTTCAATGGGGAGCGGATCGTGGCGCGGGCCTGGCCGGCCTCCGAGAACCGGATTGCGGTTGCCGAACTGACTTACTAG
- the folD gene encoding bifunctional methylenetetrahydrofolate dehydrogenase/methenyltetrahydrofolate cyclohydrolase FolD, with translation MTARIIDGKIIASELRARVADEVARVKREHGLTPGLAVVLVGNDPASEVYVRSKHTQTQAAGMASFEHKLPADVAQADLLVLIAKLNGDPAVHGILVQLPLPKSIHTETVINAIDPAKDVDGLHPNNAGRLAGGFAALSPCTPLGCIILTKSVHASLEGMNAIVIGRSNLVGRPLVQLLLNENATVTIAHSRSKDLPQLCARADLVYAAVGKPEMVRAGWIKPGATVIDVGINRLPLADGKTRLVGDVAFKEVAEVAGAITPVPGGVGQMTVACLLVNTLRAACAIHGLAKPGV, from the coding sequence ATGACGGCCCGCATCATCGATGGAAAGATCATTGCATCCGAGCTTCGCGCCCGCGTTGCCGACGAGGTTGCGCGGGTCAAGCGCGAGCACGGGCTGACGCCGGGCCTTGCCGTGGTGCTGGTCGGCAACGATCCTGCCAGCGAGGTCTATGTCCGCAGCAAGCACACGCAGACGCAGGCCGCCGGCATGGCTTCGTTCGAACACAAACTGCCCGCCGATGTAGCGCAGGCCGACCTGCTGGTGCTGATCGCAAAGCTCAACGGCGATCCCGCCGTGCACGGCATTCTCGTGCAATTGCCGCTGCCGAAATCGATCCACACCGAAACGGTCATCAACGCGATCGATCCTGCCAAGGATGTCGACGGCTTGCATCCCAACAATGCCGGCCGGCTGGCTGGCGGCTTTGCAGCATTGTCGCCATGCACGCCGCTCGGCTGCATCATCCTGACCAAGAGCGTGCATGCCTCGCTGGAAGGCATGAATGCGATCGTGATCGGCCGCTCCAACCTGGTCGGCCGCCCACTGGTGCAATTGCTGCTCAATGAAAATGCGACGGTGACGATCGCGCATTCGCGCTCAAAGGATCTGCCGCAACTCTGCGCCCGGGCCGACCTGGTCTATGCCGCCGTAGGCAAGCCCGAGATGGTGCGCGCCGGCTGGATCAAGCCGGGCGCCACCGTGATCGACGTCGGCATCAACCGCCTGCCTCTGGCCGATGGCAAGACGCGGCTGGTCGGCGATGTCGCGTTCAAGGAAGTGGCCGAGGTCGCCGGCGCGATCACGCCGGTGCCCGGCGGTGTCGGGCAGATGACGGTGGCGTGCCTCCTGGTGAATACGCTGCGCGCGGCGTGCGCGATTCACGGGCTGGCCAAGCCGGGGGTGTGA
- a CDS encoding GNAT family N-acetyltransferase, whose protein sequence is MSTTLIEVRPAKAADAAAVASTHDEAWRSAYQGIIPGAELEKLINRRGPQWWDSAIRKGSRVSVLVFGDKVAGYANYGRNRARSLHFEGEIYELYLRPEFQGLGFGRRLFTAARRDLMQSGLKSMVIWALSDNDPATEFYRALGGRMVARSSEKFGPKSLDKVAFAWTN, encoded by the coding sequence ATGAGCACAACCCTGATCGAGGTCCGACCGGCCAAGGCTGCAGACGCAGCCGCGGTGGCGTCTACCCATGATGAAGCCTGGCGGTCCGCCTATCAGGGCATCATTCCCGGCGCCGAGCTCGAAAAACTCATTAACCGCCGCGGCCCGCAATGGTGGGACAGCGCGATCCGCAAAGGCAGCCGCGTCAGCGTGCTGGTGTTCGGCGACAAGGTCGCGGGCTACGCCAATTACGGCCGCAACCGCGCCCGCAGCCTGCATTTCGAGGGCGAGATTTACGAGCTCTATCTGCGGCCGGAATTCCAGGGCCTCGGCTTCGGCCGCCGCCTCTTCACCGCCGCCCGGCGCGATCTGATGCAGAGCGGGCTGAAGAGCATGGTGATCTGGGCGCTGTCCGACAACGACCCGGCGACGGAATTCTACCGCGCGCTCGGCGGCCGGATGGTGGCGCGCTCCTCGGAGAAGTTCGGGCCCAAGTCGCTCGATAAAGTCGCTTTCGCCTGGACCAACTGA
- a CDS encoding SDR family NAD(P)-dependent oxidoreductase, with protein sequence MTERVTLITGASAGIGTELARVFASHGHRVALVARRADRLEALASEIKTAGGAAPIVIPCDLAQPDCGDRIAEALTAAGVEVEYLVNNAGFGVFGRATQRDRSDQLEIIAVNIRALTDLSLRFSDHLIRNRGGLLNVGSIAGFLPGPGMAVYYASKAYVLSFTEAMRAELASHGVRVTVLCPGPVPSEFQARAGFRPGYDSSILNVSSAEVARQAYSGLMANKRAVLPGLGIKIVPFLLRLFPRSFILGAVGRFQLRKR encoded by the coding sequence GTGACCGAGCGTGTGACGCTGATTACCGGTGCATCGGCGGGCATAGGCACCGAACTGGCGCGCGTTTTTGCTTCGCACGGTCATCGCGTGGCGCTGGTGGCGCGGCGCGCCGACCGCCTGGAAGCGCTGGCCAGTGAAATCAAGACGGCCGGCGGCGCCGCGCCGATCGTCATTCCCTGCGACCTTGCGCAACCCGACTGCGGCGACAGGATTGCCGAGGCCCTGACTGCCGCCGGCGTAGAGGTCGAATACCTCGTCAACAACGCCGGATTCGGCGTGTTCGGCAGAGCGACCCAGCGCGATCGGTCCGATCAGCTCGAGATAATCGCCGTCAACATCCGCGCGCTGACCGACCTGTCACTACGGTTTTCCGATCACCTGATCCGCAATCGCGGCGGCCTTCTCAATGTCGGCTCGATTGCAGGCTTTCTGCCGGGCCCGGGAATGGCAGTCTATTACGCATCCAAGGCCTATGTACTGTCGTTCACCGAAGCCATGCGCGCGGAACTGGCGTCACATGGCGTGCGCGTGACGGTGTTGTGTCCCGGGCCCGTGCCCTCGGAATTTCAGGCGCGCGCCGGATTTAGACCTGGTTACGATTCGTCCATCCTCAACGTCTCGTCGGCCGAGGTCGCACGGCAGGCCTACAGCGGATTGATGGCGAATAAACGGGCAGTGTTGCCTGGTTTGGGCATCAAGATCGTGCCGTTCCTGCTCCGGCTGTTTCCACGCTCCTTTATCCTCGGAGCGGTTGGCCGCTTCCAGCTCCGCAAGCGCTGA
- a CDS encoding enoyl-CoA hydratase produces MNYQHILYEVNDKIATITLNRPDRMNAWTATMERDVRHAMEAAAGDDNVRVIVLTGAGRAFCAGADMEALQSIDPSEIRRGENTPPFDMNRRADWQTRYAYYPAIPKPVIGMLNGATAGIGLVHALYCDLRFAADNTVFTTSFARRGLIAEHGISWMLPRIVGHANALDLLMSARRVGSEEALRIGLVNRLYPPDQLREQTYAYARDLADFVSPSAISVIKRQLYDVPFQTLAEATIDANREMQIALKGDDFREGVASFVEKRAPKFTGR; encoded by the coding sequence GTGAACTATCAGCATATTCTCTACGAGGTGAACGACAAGATCGCGACCATCACGCTGAACCGGCCGGATCGGATGAATGCGTGGACCGCGACCATGGAGCGCGATGTGCGCCACGCGATGGAGGCTGCGGCCGGTGATGATAACGTCCGCGTCATCGTGCTCACCGGCGCCGGTCGTGCCTTCTGCGCCGGCGCGGATATGGAGGCGCTGCAGAGTATCGATCCCAGCGAGATCAGGCGCGGCGAGAACACACCGCCGTTCGACATGAACCGCCGGGCGGACTGGCAGACGCGCTACGCCTATTATCCGGCGATCCCTAAGCCCGTGATCGGCATGCTGAACGGCGCCACCGCCGGCATCGGCCTCGTCCATGCGCTCTATTGCGACTTGCGCTTTGCCGCCGACAACACCGTTTTCACCACCTCGTTTGCGCGCCGCGGGCTGATCGCCGAGCACGGCATCAGCTGGATGCTGCCGCGCATCGTCGGCCACGCCAACGCGCTCGATCTTCTTATGTCCGCGCGGCGGGTGGGCAGCGAGGAGGCGCTGCGGATCGGGCTGGTCAACCGCCTCTATCCGCCGGACCAGTTGCGCGAGCAGACCTATGCCTATGCGCGCGATCTGGCCGATTTCGTCTCGCCCAGCGCGATTTCGGTGATCAAGCGCCAGCTCTACGACGTGCCGTTCCAGACGCTGGCGGAAGCCACCATCGACGCCAACCGCGAAATGCAGATAGCACTGAAGGGGGACGATTTTCGGGAGGGCGTGGCGAGTTTTGTGGAGAAGCGGGCGCCGAAGTTTACGGGGAGGTGA